The following are from one region of the Fusarium keratoplasticum isolate Fu6.1 chromosome 4, whole genome shotgun sequence genome:
- a CDS encoding Transcription factor steA → MYSQHSAMAPQKPETFMLSTEAQQALPHDAQVALQQVDNLKYFLISAPVDWQPDQYIRRFLLPTGEYVSCVLWNNLFHISGTDIVRCLSFRFQAFGRPVKNSKKFEEGIFSDLRNLKSGTDASLEEPKSAFLDFLYKNNCIRTQKKQKVFYWYSVPHDRLFLDALERDLKREKMGQEATTVAVSEPALSFQYDSSQSLYEQLTKAQQANSSSFSAQQASFSQAQSTSPVMRTMDSMPPPTMMPQSMPPLAEGMDAMVPYGTMAVANPMTQPIPVKREPDFTRVQYNQNGVPISQGHQRHASMPAYGLEYSPAPSFVSSQYEDYSNRGISFEPITPPQQALGISAEPAYIANEETGLYSAIPDHMAGMGGLNGMVQLPPSNLAGPQFSRPYGTNNVYSVIEGSPTYKQRRRRSSIPPTMSAIPTPAASAPAATHTHRPSELRRSVSASVGPVAEGDESADNSPPGLSYSASAVSVNSQHHRDMSRHGTPLSTVEGSPVANPMGMHQQEFPQLASEELPSEGSMSEQRRSVPAPSGGVVRRARSATVMEVGPYPQKSHSCPIPTCGRLFKRLEHLKRHVRTHTQERPYICPHCSKAFSRSDNLAQHKRTHGREDGTEGPLNLSGEEDEDFSGEDHLGSLEEASPHSDSAYVTGSLNAVANRSTPPSSNTAAPTTMAPTQPFNSLETLSMPMTISQPAAINASGMM, encoded by the exons ATGTATTCACAACATTCAGCCATGGCTCCTCAGAAGCCTGAGACGTTCATGTTGAGTACTGAGGCTCAGCAAGCTCTGCCTCATGATGCTCAGGTCGCGCTGCAGCAGGTTGACAACC TGAAATACTTCCTCATCTCCGCTCCCGTCGATTGGCAGCCCGACCAGTACATTCGCCGATTTCTTTTGCCAACAGGCGAATATGTGTCCTGTGTTCTCTG GAACAACCTGTTTCACATCTCCGGCACCGACATTGTGCGATGCTTGTCTTTTCGATTCCAGGCTTTTGGCCGCCCCGTGAAGAATTCCAAGAAGTTCGAGGAAGGCATCTTTTCTGACCTCCGAAACCTCAAGTCAGGAACCGATGCCTCTCTGGAAGAGCCCAAGAGCGCCTTCCTTGACTTCCTCTACAAGAACAACTGCATCCGAAcccaaaagaagcaaaaggtcTTCTACTGGTACAGCGTGCCACATGATCGCCTCTTCCTTGACGCGCTGGAGCGCGACTTGAAGCGCGAGAAGATGGGTCAGGAAGCCACCACTGTCGCCGTCAGCGAGCCCGCACTCTCGTTCCAATACGACTCGTCTCAGTCGCTCTATGAGCAGCTGACCAAGGCCCAGCAAGCGAACTCATCTTCCTTCAGCGCCCAACAAGCTTCTTTTTCTCAGGCTCAGTCCACGTCCCCAgtgatgaggacgatggaCTCGATGCCTCCCCCGACAATGATGCCCCAATCCATGCCCCCTTTGGCGGAGGGGATGGACGCAATGGTACCATATGGGACGATGGCGGTCGCCAATCCGATGACCCAGCCCATCCCCGTCAAGAGGGAACCTGATTTCACCCGTGTCCAGTACAACCAAAACGGTGTCCCCATCTCGCAAGGTCACCAGCGACACGCTTCCATGCCCGCTTATGGCCTTGAGTACTCGCCAGCCCCTTCCTTTGTCTCCTCTCAATACGAAGACTACAGCAACCGAGGGATCTCCTTCGAGCCCATCACGCCTCCCCAGCAGGCGCTGGGCATCTCCGCTGAGCCTGCGTACATCGCCAACGAGGAGACCGGCTTGTACTCTGCCATCCCTGACCACATGGCCGGCATGGGTGGCCTCAACGGTATGGTCCAGCTGCCTCCTTCAAACCTGGCTGGACCTCAGTTCTCCCGTCCCTATGGTACAAACAACGTCTACTCTGTGATCGAAGGTTCGCCGACATATAAGCAGAGAAGACGGCGTTCATCCATCCCCCCAACTATGTCGGCAATTCCTACCCCGGCTGCTTCGGCCCCAGCAGCCACCCACACACACAGACCCTCTGAGCTTCGCCGGTCTGTTTCCGCCTCCGTTGGACCCGTcgccgagggcgatgagTCGGCGGACAACTCCCCCCCTGGTCTTTCCTACAGTGCCTCAGCAGTCTCGGTCAACAGCCAGCACCACAGGGACATGTCCCGACACGGCACCCCCCTGTCCACTGTTGAAGGCAGCCCCGTGGCTAACCCCATGGGAATGCACCAGCAAGAGTTCCCCCAGCTGGCCAGTGAGGAGCTTCCCAGCGAAGGCTCTATGAGTGAGCAGCGAAGATCTGTCCCCGCCCCTAGCGGTGGTGTTGTCCGTCGCGCTCGTTCCGCCACCGTCATGGAGGTCGGACCCTACCCTCAGAAGTCTCACTCCTGCCCCATCCCCACATGCGGCCGTCTCTTCAAGCGCCTAGAGCATCTTAAGCG ACATGTGCGCACTCACACTCAGGAGAGGCCCTATATCTGCCCTCACTGCAGCAAGGCATTCTCTCGATCGGACAACCTGGCACA ACATAAGCGCACTCACGGTCGGGAAGACGGCACCGAAGGTCCTCTCAACCTTTCtggtgaggaggatgaggacttCTCTGGCGAGGACCACCTCGGTTCACTGGAGGAGGCTTCGCCACACTCTGATAGTGCCTACGTTACCGGCTCTCTCAACGCTGTTGCCAACCGCTCGACCCCACCATCGAGCAACACAGCTGCACCCACAACCATGGCACCCACACAACCGTTCAACAGCCTTGAAACTCTTAGCATGCCCATGACCATCAGCCAGCCGGCAGCTATCAATGCTAGCGGTATGATGTAA
- a CDS encoding SWR1-complex protein 5 produces MPPDPILDEDEQYASSEDSDFAPDAAPDQASDHSGSEDGDDRPKRPANTQEADEAGYDNSGDEAIIKRGEKRRKRTKGKGAHGDEDEGGEGGLIKTRRQRAAEKEERKYATNNEPVTVDVDALWAQMISGTSTAKSKADSSNADTKDAEKQGEDGQPTADSSAADDPSTMIRIKRTYNFAGRVHTEEKLVPRDSAEAKLYLASQDPEAPTDSSAKQAPRKAFRSAFEPRIDILPQRADLNLGMAARIKAGKEAQAKKLNVVEKSRMDWAGYVDKEGIKDELELAGKSKDSYMAREDFLAKSEARRDEESRRARLAGKA; encoded by the exons ATGCCACCAGATCCAATTCTAGACGAGGACGAGCAATATGCTTCCTCCGAAGACTCCGACTTCGCCCCAGATGCCGCGCCCGACCAGGCTTCCGACCATTCTGGCTCCGAAGACGGTGACGACAGACCAAAACGACCTGCAAATACCCAagaggccgacgaggcggGCTATGATAACTCgggcgacgaggccatcataaaaagaggagagaagcgACGCAAAAGGACAAAAGGGAAGGGGGCCCAcggcgacgaagatgaaggggGAGAAGGTGGCTTGATCAAGACTCGAAGGCAGCGGGCGGCAGA GAAAGAAGAGCGCAAATATGCTACGAACAACGAACCCGTCACCGTCGATGTCGATGCCCTCTGGGCGCAGATGATTTCTGGAACCTCTACTGCTAAGAGCAAGGCCGATAGCTCGAATGCGGACACGAAAGACGCAGAGAAACAGGGCGAAGATGGTCAACCAACAGCCGATTCTTCCGCCGCCGATGATCCTTCAACCATGATACGGATCAAGCGCACATATAACTTTGCCGGTCGGGTACACactgaggagaagctcgtcCCGCGCGACTCGGCCGAAGCCAAGCTGTATCTCGCATCGCAAGACCCCGAGGCGCCCACGGATAGCTCAGCAAAGCAAGCCCCGAGAAAGGCCTTTCGATCAGCTTTCGAGCCCCGAATTGATATTCTACCTCAGCGAGCAGATCTCAACCTCGGCATGGCCGCACGAATCAAGGCAGGCAAGGAagcccaggccaagaagctcaacgtGGTGGAAAAGAGTCGCATGGACTGGGCCGGCTACGtggacaaggagggcatcaaggacgagCTCGAGCTGGCGGGCAAGTCGAAGGACTCGTACATGGCCAGAGAAGACTTTTTGGCCAAGAGCGAGGCTCGGAGAGACGAGGagtcaagaagggcaagattgGCTGGGAAAGCCTAA
- a CDS encoding Very-long-chain (3R)-3-hydroxyacyl-CoA dehydratase, which translates to MAADAPAARPKKQASFLNKAYLVLYNFISTVLWATVLGRTVSLFVLYGPEFVYPYAGEFTKWTQTLAGMEVLHSLLGVVRAPLVTTLMQVSSRFLLVWCIVDVFPYLAQSPFYSSMLVAWSVTEIIRYSFFALTLSGFQPKALTWLRYNTFFVLYPIGIFSECTLIWLATEPAAELGDPYKWALYTILGIYVPGSYILYTHMMTQRRKVMRNLKAESGKAQ; encoded by the exons ATGGCCGCCGACGCCCCCGCCGCGAGgcccaagaagcaggcctCGTTCCTCAACAAGGCTTACCTCGTCCTCTACAACTTCATCTCGACCGTGCTGTGGGCGACGGTCCTCGGCCGCACCGTCTCCTTGTTTGTCCTCTATGGACCCGAGTTTGTGTATCCGTATGCTGGCGAGTTTACAAAGTGGACGCAGACGCTGGCTGGCATGGAGGTTCTGCACTCTCTGCTCG GCGTCGTTCGCGCTCCCCTCGTCACCACCCTCATGCAGGTCTCGTcgcgcttcctcctcgtctggTGCATCGTCGACGTCTTCCCCTACCTCGCCCAGTCGCCCTTCTACTCGTCCATGCTGGTCGCCTGGTCCGTCACCGAGATCATCCGCTACTCCTTCTTCGCCCTCACGCTGTCCGGCTtccagcccaaggccctgaCATGGCTGCGCTACAACACCTTCTTCGTGCTCTACCCCATCGGCATCTTTAGCGAGTGCACCCTCATCTGGCTGGCTACCGAGCCTGCCGCCGAGCTGGGCGACCCTTACAAGTGGGCTCTCTACACTATCCTGGGCATCTATGTTCCTG GATCTTATATCCTGTACACTCACATGATGACCCAGAGACGCAAGGTTATGCGcaacctcaaggccgagagCGGAAAGGCCCAGTAA